The proteins below are encoded in one region of Triticum aestivum cultivar Chinese Spring chromosome 1B, IWGSC CS RefSeq v2.1, whole genome shotgun sequence:
- the LOC123126350 gene encoding cyclic nucleotide-gated cation channel beta-1 isoform X2, whose amino-acid sequence METPLSTRRITRSLAAASAQKSAAAAADVTCSRSKKAVPKGGDGPRAALHDITNDSPIVGLAAGGLVHAADRTPQASTAGAKNRPRPRCTPGSGEALLRGQVKTLLQKVDEEGAAAAVIRPVRIHALLGVTRSPAQLLAPTPFNTPQLWAESAGRGESAQPDGRTVLPCVLEQEELIPKLQAIADPPPNRALVFDDSPGKSDQSTDGSSLTFHVSSSDRSADDDSSSVWSIQVNVSSEEKEEEDIGVDTVGEPEEEYNTEEEPEGEYYTEEEDWEDDDDDSECFDDLCEGMSKMSVFEAEEKKKVGLPAFEGRHTRFVYNSDDEIVERKEVENAAAEHGALLRGLPVPEGKHLRFHDDDDEEE is encoded by the exons ATGGAGACGCCGCTGTCCACCAGGCGGATCacccgctcgctcgccgccgcaTCCGCCC AgaagagcgccgccgccgccgcggatgtGACCTGCAGCAGATCCAAGAAGGCCGTCCCCAAGGGAGGGGACGGTCCGCGCGCCGCGCTGCACGACATCACCAACGACTCCCCCATCGTCGGCCTCGCCGCGGGCGGACTCGTCCACGCCGCCGACAGGACGCCACAGGCCTCCACCGCTGGCGCCAAGAACCGCCCCAGgccccgctgcacgcccggctctGGCGAGGCGCTGCTGCGCGGCCAGGTCAAGACGCTCCTGCAGAAGGTCGACGAGGAGGGCGCTGCCGCCGCCGTCATCAGGCCGGTCCGCATCCACGCGCTGCTCGGCGTCACCAGGTCGCCGGCGCAACTCCTCGCCCCCACGCCGTTCAACACGCCCCAGCTCTGGGCCGAGTCCGCCGGTCGTGGGGAGTCCGCGCAGCCTGATGGCCGGACCGTGCTGCCCTGCGTCCTGGAGCAGGAAGAACTGATTCCTAAGCTGCAG GCCATTGCTGATCCCCCGCCCAACCGTGCGCTGGTGTTCGACGACTCCCCAGGGAAATCGGACCAGTCCACCGATGGATCGTCCCTGACATTCCACGTGAGCAGCAGCGACAGATCAGCTGACGACGACAGCTCGTCGGTTTGGTCTATCCAGGTCAATGTCAGCTCcgaggagaaggaagaggaggataTCGGTGTTGACACCGTGGGAGAGCCTGAAGAAGAGTACAATACCGAGGAAGAGCCGGAAGGAGAGTACTACACCGAGGAGGAGGACTGGGAAGACGATGATGATGATAGCGAGTGCTTTGATGATctgtgcgaggggatgagcaagatgtcggtgttcgaggcggaggagaagaagaaggtcGGGCTGCCGGCGTTCGAGGGCAGGCACACTCGGTTCGTCTACAACAGCGACGACGAGATCGTGGAGAGGAAGGAGGTGGAGAACGCGGCGGCAGAGCACGGCGCGCTGCTGAGGGGCCTGCCGGTGCCGGAGGGGAAGCATCTCCGGTTccacgacgacgatgacgaggaggagtaa
- the LOC123126350 gene encoding cyclic nucleotide-gated cation channel beta-1 isoform X1 — METPLSTRRITRSLAAASALLGFDSPPAEKSAAAAADVTCSRSKKAVPKGGDGPRAALHDITNDSPIVGLAAGGLVHAADRTPQASTAGAKNRPRPRCTPGSGEALLRGQVKTLLQKVDEEGAAAAVIRPVRIHALLGVTRSPAQLLAPTPFNTPQLWAESAGRGESAQPDGRTVLPCVLEQEELIPKLQAIADPPPNRALVFDDSPGKSDQSTDGSSLTFHVSSSDRSADDDSSSVWSIQVNVSSEEKEEEDIGVDTVGEPEEEYNTEEEPEGEYYTEEEDWEDDDDDSECFDDLCEGMSKMSVFEAEEKKKVGLPAFEGRHTRFVYNSDDEIVERKEVENAAAEHGALLRGLPVPEGKHLRFHDDDDEEE, encoded by the exons ATGGAGACGCCGCTGTCCACCAGGCGGATCacccgctcgctcgccgccgcaTCCGCCC TTCTTGGATTCGATTCTCCCCCTGCAGAgaagagcgccgccgccgccgcggatgtGACCTGCAGCAGATCCAAGAAGGCCGTCCCCAAGGGAGGGGACGGTCCGCGCGCCGCGCTGCACGACATCACCAACGACTCCCCCATCGTCGGCCTCGCCGCGGGCGGACTCGTCCACGCCGCCGACAGGACGCCACAGGCCTCCACCGCTGGCGCCAAGAACCGCCCCAGgccccgctgcacgcccggctctGGCGAGGCGCTGCTGCGCGGCCAGGTCAAGACGCTCCTGCAGAAGGTCGACGAGGAGGGCGCTGCCGCCGCCGTCATCAGGCCGGTCCGCATCCACGCGCTGCTCGGCGTCACCAGGTCGCCGGCGCAACTCCTCGCCCCCACGCCGTTCAACACGCCCCAGCTCTGGGCCGAGTCCGCCGGTCGTGGGGAGTCCGCGCAGCCTGATGGCCGGACCGTGCTGCCCTGCGTCCTGGAGCAGGAAGAACTGATTCCTAAGCTGCAG GCCATTGCTGATCCCCCGCCCAACCGTGCGCTGGTGTTCGACGACTCCCCAGGGAAATCGGACCAGTCCACCGATGGATCGTCCCTGACATTCCACGTGAGCAGCAGCGACAGATCAGCTGACGACGACAGCTCGTCGGTTTGGTCTATCCAGGTCAATGTCAGCTCcgaggagaaggaagaggaggataTCGGTGTTGACACCGTGGGAGAGCCTGAAGAAGAGTACAATACCGAGGAAGAGCCGGAAGGAGAGTACTACACCGAGGAGGAGGACTGGGAAGACGATGATGATGATAGCGAGTGCTTTGATGATctgtgcgaggggatgagcaagatgtcggtgttcgaggcggaggagaagaagaaggtcGGGCTGCCGGCGTTCGAGGGCAGGCACACTCGGTTCGTCTACAACAGCGACGACGAGATCGTGGAGAGGAAGGAGGTGGAGAACGCGGCGGCAGAGCACGGCGCGCTGCTGAGGGGCCTGCCGGTGCCGGAGGGGAAGCATCTCCGGTTccacgacgacgatgacgaggaggagtaa